In Capricornis sumatraensis isolate serow.1 chromosome 18, serow.2, whole genome shotgun sequence, one genomic interval encodes:
- the IRX1 gene encoding iroquois-class homeodomain protein IRX-1, with the protein MSFPQLGYPQYLSASGPGAYGGERPGVLAAAAAAAAAASSGRPGAAELGAGAGAAAVTSVLGMYAAAGPYAGAPNYSAFLPYAADLSLFSQMGSQYELKDNPGVHPATFAAHTAPAYYPYGQFQYGDPGRPKNATRESTSTLKAWLNEHRKNPYPTKGEKIMLAIITKMTLTQVSTWFANARRRLKKENKVTWGARSKDQEDGALFGSDTEGDPEKAEDDEEIDLESIDIDEHDGDQSNEDEEDKAEAPRAPDAPAALARDQGSPLAAADALKPPDSPLGLAKELPEPGSTLLLSPGAAAAGGLQGAPNSKPKIWSLAETATSPDGAPKASPPPPSGHPGGAHGPPAGAPLQHPAFLPSHGLYTCHIGKFSNWTNGAFLAQGSLLNVRSFLGVGAPHGPHLSAPPPPQPPVPVAAGVLHGDKASARSSPSLPERDLLPRPDSPAQQLKSPFQPARDNSLATPEGTPRILAALPSA; encoded by the exons ATGTCCTTTCCGCAGCTGGGCTACCCGCAGTACCTGAGCGCCTCGGGGCCCGGCGCCTACGGCGGCGAGCGCCCGGGGGTGCTGgctgcggccgccgccgccgcggccgccgcctcgTCGGGCCGGCCGGGGGCGGCGGAGTTGGGCGCGGGAGCGGGGGCGGCCGCGGTCACCTCGGTGCTGGGCATGTACGCGGCGGCCGGCCCCTACGCGGGCGCGCCCAACTACAGCGCCTTCCTGCCCTACGCCGCCGACCTCAGCCTCTTCTCGCAGATG GGTTCACAGTATGAGCTCAAGGACAACCCCGGAGTGCACCCCGCTACCTTCGCTGCCCACACGGCGCCCGCCTACTACCCCTACGGGCAGTTCCAGTACGGGGACCCCGGGCGGCCGAAGAACGCCACGCGGGAGAGTACCAGCACGCTCAAGGCCTGGCTCAACGAGCACCGCAAGAACCCCTACCCCACCAAGGGCGAGAAGATCATGCTGGCCATCATCACCAAGATGACCCTCACGCAGGTCTCCACCTGGTTCGCCAACGCGCGCCGGCGCCTCAAGAAGGAGAACAAGGTGACGTGGGGCGCGCGCAGCAAGGACCAGGAGGACGGCGCTCTCTTCGGAAGCGACACCGAGGGGGACCCGGAGAAGGCCGAGGACGACGAAGAGATCGACCTGGAGAGCATCGACATCGACGAGCACGACGGCGACCAGAGCAACGAGGACGAGGAGGACAAAGCCGAGGCGCCGCGCGCGCCCGACGCGCCCGCGGCCCTCGCGCGGGACCAGGGCTCGCCGCTGGCGGCCGCCGACGCACTCAAGCCCCCAGACTCGCCCCTGGGCCTGGCCAAGGAGCTCCCGGAGCCCGGCAGCACGCTCCTGCTGAGCCCCGGCGCTGCGGCGGCGGGCGGCCTGCAGGGCGCGCCGAACAGCAAGCCCAAGATCTGGTCGCTGGCCGAGACGGCCACCAGCCCCGACGGTGCGCCCAAGGCCTCGCCGCCGCCGCCTTCCGGCCACCCTGGCGGCGCGCACGGGCCCCCCGCGGGCGCGCCGCTGCAGCACCCCGCCTTCCTGCCCAGCCACGGACTGTACACCTGCCACATCGGCAAGTTCTCCAACTGGACCAACGGCGCGTTCCTCGCACAGGGCTCGCTGCTCAACGTGCGCTCCTTCCTGGGCGTGGGCGCGCCGCACGGCCCGCACCTGTCGGCGCCGCCCCCGCCGCAGCCACCCGTCCCTGTGGCCGCGGGTGTGCTCCATGGCGACAAGGCCTCGGCCCGTAGCAGCCCCTCGCTCCCAG agAGAGACCTCCTCCCCAGACCGGACTCGCCGGCGCAGCAGTTGAAGTCGCCCTTCCAGCCGGCGCGCGACAA CTCGCTGGCCACGCCGGAAGGGACGCCGCGGATTCTAGCAGCGCTCCCGTCGGCCTGA